In the Mycolicibacter sp. MU0102 genome, one interval contains:
- a CDS encoding DUF3052 domain-containing protein, producing the protein MVAADNAPSFARKLGIESKQLVQEFGWDEDADDDIRVDVEEAAGSELLDEDTDEVVDVVLLWWRDGDGDLVDTLMDAITALADDGVIWVLTPKTGRSGHVQPAEIAEAAPTAGLMPTSSVNLGDWSASRLVQPKSRTGKR; encoded by the coding sequence GTGGTCGCGGCGGATAACGCCCCGAGCTTCGCCCGCAAACTGGGCATCGAGAGCAAGCAGCTGGTCCAGGAGTTCGGCTGGGACGAGGACGCCGACGACGACATCCGTGTCGACGTCGAAGAGGCCGCCGGCAGCGAACTGCTCGACGAGGACACCGATGAGGTGGTCGACGTCGTGCTGCTCTGGTGGCGCGATGGCGATGGTGACTTGGTGGACACCTTGATGGATGCGATCACCGCCTTGGCCGACGACGGGGTGATCTGGGTGTTGACACCCAAGACCGGCCGATCCGGCCACGTGCAGCCCGCCGAGATCGCCGAGGCGGCGCCGACTGCCGGCCTGATGCCGACGTCGTCGGTCAACCTGGGGGACTGGAGTGCCAGTCGCCTGGTGCAGCCCAAGTCCCGTACGGGGAAGCGTTGA